Proteins from a genomic interval of Aspergillus flavus chromosome 7, complete sequence:
- a CDS encoding putative flavin-containing amine oxidase gives MGGTWVHWAQPHLYSELRRYGLHINLKTSAGTAAPTKQMFKQGKATPCEISIEETGDILERIAQSFFTIDGSSSRELMPYPHDPFKRPALWMKYDHLSVQDRLDNLRGFSSWEKDLFESNTSTFGSAPGKDIAFTEALRWYALGGHNMKGVFELAGVYKIGNGGMTSFARAVLGDYTGHMLLGATVKEVAQTKLGARITTRLGQEINAKYVVSTIPLNCLADVKFYPPISSSRQSAMTKGHINKGAKIHFKLKAAEPGWFATANSSDSAYVFAFSDHNGTRESEPSGTWCIGFGYNGRLDDKNNHRHIIDRFRKDIYPTGDVEAYVTHDWVNDPYAKGAWACWGPGCATAYLQELQKPHGRVIFASADWADGWRGFVDGAIEQGHQASQCVVASLKSETETLRSRL, from the exons ATGGGAGGAACTTGGGTGCATTGGGCTCAACCTCACCTTTATAGCGAACTTCGCCGGTACGGACTACATATCAATTTAAAGACTTCCGCAGGCACTGCTGCACCTACCAAGCAGATGTTCAAACAGGGAAAGGCAACCCCATGTGAGATATCGATCGAGGAGACTGGTGATATTTTGGAGCGCATTGCCCAATCTTTCTTCACGATCGACGGAAGCAGCAGTCGTGAGCTCATGCCATACCCTCACGATCCCTTCAAGCGACCAGCTTTGTGGATGAAATATGATCATTTGTCAGTGCAAGACCGACTGGACAATCTTCGTGGGTTTTCAAGTTGGGAGAAAGATTTGTTCGAATCAAACACGAGCACCTTCGGTAGTGCTCCTGGAAAGGATATCGCATTTACCGAAGCACTTCGGTGGTACGCCTTAGGTGGACACAACATGAAGGGGGTGTTCGAACTCGCTGGAGTCTACAAAATTGGGAATGGGGGCATGACTTCGTTTGCGCGAGCAGTCCTGGGTGACTACACGGGGCATATGCTTTTGGGGGCCACTGTGAAGGAAGTCGCGCAGACCAAGTTAGGAGCCAGGATTACCACAAGGCTTGGGCAAGAGATCAATGCAAAATATGTAGTTTCTACTATTCCTTT GAACTGTTTAGCGGATGTGAAATTCTACCCCCCAATATCTTCCAGTCGACAGTCTGCGATGACGAAAGGACATATCAATAAGGGCGCAAAGATCCACTTCAAGCTCAAGGCAGCGGAGCCGGGCTGGTTTGCAACCGCAAATTCGAGCGACTCGGCCTATGTTTTTGCCTTCTCCGACCACAACGGCACTCGGGAATCAGAACCATCCGGCACTTGGTGCATTGGATTTGGATACAATGGAAGATTGGATGATAAGAACAACCACCGTCATATTATCGATCGCTTCCGAAAGGATATTTATCCAACCGGTGACGTTGAAGCTTACGTGACTCACGACTGGGTGAATGATCCGTACGCGAAAGGAGCTTGGGCTTGTTGGGGGCCTGGATGTGCGACAGCCTATCTCCAAGAACTCCAGAAGCCCCATGGGAGGGTCATTTTTGCCAGTGCCGATTGGGCTGACGGGTGGAGGGGGTTCGTTGATGGGGCCATCGAACAGGGTCACCAAGCATCTCAATGTGTCGTGGCATCTCTCAAGTCAGAGACTGAAACGTTGCGATCGAGGCTTTGA